Proteins encoded by one window of Molothrus ater isolate BHLD 08-10-18 breed brown headed cowbird chromosome 12, BPBGC_Mater_1.1, whole genome shotgun sequence:
- the HSBP1 gene encoding heat shock factor-binding protein 1, translated as MAETDPKSVQDLTAVVQTLLQQMQDKFQTMSDQIIGRIDDMSCRIDDLERNIADLMMQAGVEELEGENKTPASNKG; from the exons ATGGCCGAGACCGACCCCAAGAGCGTCCAGGACCTGACGGCCGTG GTGCAGACATTGCTCCAGCAAATGCAGGACAAGTTTCAAACCATGTCTGACCAAATAATTGGAAGAA TCGATGACATGAGCTGCCGCATCGATGACCTGGAGCGCAACATCGCCGACCTCATGATGCAGGCGGGCGTGGAGGAGCTCGAGGGGGAGAACAAGACCCCGGCTTCCAACAAGGGCTAA